The following proteins are co-located in the Hevea brasiliensis isolate MT/VB/25A 57/8 chromosome 11, ASM3005281v1, whole genome shotgun sequence genome:
- the LOC110670654 gene encoding probable F-box protein At4g22030 yields the protein MASLQASNFLSSSSSRASSSSKRINAAISVPKLLRIRFSVPKTPSTNLVEDLLLRNGFTNTKQIEKSVTLPRIDEEPFANSSTSKATAKLYAILEAVADRVEMHKNVGEQRDNWNKLLLNSINMITLTATTMAGVAATGGAGAPLLALKLSSTLLFTAAMGMSFIMNKIQPSQLAEEQHNATKLFRQLYSQIQTTLALYDPTELDVKDAMDKVLALDKAYPLPLLGKMIEKFPAKFEPTFWWPKSQDFQRKSKRPGKNGWSEELEVEMREIIEVIKRKDTEDYMRLGNLALKINKILAISGPLLIGIAAAGSAFVGNGSWAAIVAVAAGALATTVNTFEHSGQVGMVVEMYRNCAGFFSLVEESIESSLEETDIDRREDGEMFELKVALQLGRSMSELRDLAQKSTYSRIEGTTIDEFASKLF from the coding sequence ATGGCTTCTTTGCAAGCTTCAAATttcctctcctcctcctcctcaaggGCATCATCTTCATCAAAAAGAATAAATGCTGCAATTTCTGTCCCTAAGCTTCTAAGAATCCGTTTCTCAGTTCCAAAAACACCATCTACAAACTTGGTTGAGGATCTGCTTTTAAGAAATGGGTTCACAAACACGAAACAAATAGAAAAAAGTGTGACCCTTCCCAGAATAGATGAAGAACCTTTTGCCAATTCTTCAACATCCAAAGCAACAGCCAAGCTTTATGCAATCTTAGAGGCTGTTGCTGATAGAGTGGAGATGCACAAGAATGTGGGCGAGCAACGTGACAATTGGAACAAACTTCTTTTGAATTCCATTAACATGATCACTCTCACAGCTACAACCATGGCTGGTGTTGCGGCAACTGGTGGGGCCGGAGCTCCTCTTTTGGCATTGAAGCTATCGTCAACACTCTTGTTTACTGCAGCTATGGGGATGtcattcataatgaacaaaatcCAGCCCTCACAGCTTGCTGAAGAGCAACATAATGCTACAAAATTATTTAGGCAGCTTTATAGCCAAATACAAACTACACTTGCTCTTTATGATCCTACTGAATTGGACGTGAAAGATGCAATGGACAAGGTATTGGCTCTTGACAAAGCTTACCCACTTCCTTTGCTGGGGAAAATGATAGAGAAGTTCCCTGCAAAATTTGAGCCTACTTTTTGGTGGCCCAAATCTCAAGACTTCCAAAGAAAAAGCAAAAGACCTGGAAAGAATGGATGGAGTGAGGAGCTAGAGGTGGAGATGAGAGAGATTATTGAAGTGATAAAAAGAAAAGATACGGAAGATTATATGAGGCTAGGAAATTTGGCATTGAAGATAAACAAGATTTTAGCCATCTCAGGTCCATTGCTCATAGGTATTGCAGCTGCTGGGTCTGCATTTGTGGGTAACGGCTCTTGGGCAGCAATAGTTGCGGTGGCTGCAGGTGCATTAGCTACCACAGTTAATACATTTGAGCATTCTGGCCAGGTTGGTATGGTAGTTGAAATGTATAGAAACTGCGCTGGATTCTTCTCACTTGTAGAGGAATCAATTGAGTCTTCACTAGAAGAAACAGATATTGATAGAAGAGAAGATGGAGAAATGTTTGAATTGAAGGTGGCATTACAGTTGGGAAGAAGCATGTCAGAGCTTAGAGATCTTGCCCAAAAATCCACTTATTCTAGAATAGAAGGAACCACCATAGATGAATTTGCTAGCAAGCTTTTCTGA
- the LOC131170482 gene encoding probable F-box protein At4g22030, with protein MASLQASSLLSSSSSIVSSSKRINAAISVPKLPRIRFPVPKTPSTNLVEDLILRNGYTNTIAIEKSTVTLPRIDKEPSVNSSTSKATAKLYAILEAVADRVEMHQNVGEQRDNWNKLLLNSINMITLTATTMAGIAATGGAGAPLLALKLSSTLLFIAATGMLFIMNKIQPSQLAEEQRNATKLFRQLQRQIQTILALHDPTELDVRNAMDKVLALDKAYPLPLLGKMIEKFPAKFEPALWWPKPHDFQRKSKRPGKNRWSEELEMEMREVIEVIKGKDTEDYMRLGNLVLKINKILAISGPLLTGIAAAGSAFVGNGSWAAIVAVAAGAIATTVNTFEHAGQVGMVVEMYRNCAGFFSLMEESIESSLEETDFDRREDGQMFEMKMALQLGRSLSELRDLAQKSSSSRIDGVEVDEFASKIF; from the coding sequence ATGGCTTCTTTGCAAGCTTCAAGTCtcctctcctcctcctcctcgaTTGTATCTTCATCAAAAAGAATAAATGCTGCAATTTCTGTCCCTAAGCTTCCAAGAATCCGTTTCCCAGTTCCAAAAACACCATCAACAAACTTGGTTGAGGATCTGATTTTAAGAAATGGGTACACAAACACAATCGCTATAGAGAAAAGTACTGTGACCCTTCCCAGAATAGATAAGGAACCTTCCGTCAATTCCTCAACATCTAAAGCAACAGCCAAGCTTTATGCGATCTTAGAGGCTGTAGCTGATAGAGTGGAGATGCATCAGAATGTGGGTGAGCAACGTGACAATTGGAACAAACTTCTTTTGAATTCCATTAACATGATCACTCTCACAGCTACAACCATGGCTGGTATTGCAGCAACTGGTGGGGCAGGAGCTCCTCTTTTGGCTTTGAAGCTATCGTCAACACTCTTGTTTATTGCAGCTACAGGGATGTTATTTATAATGAACAAAATACAGCCCTCACAACTTGCAGAAGAGCAACGTAATGCTACGAAATTGTTTAGGCAGCTTCAGAGACAAATACAAACTATCCTTGCTCTTCATGATCCTACTGAGTTGGACGTGAGGAATGCAATGGACAAGGTATTGGCTCTTGACAAAGCTTACCCACTTCCTTTGCTGGGGAAAATGATTGAGAAGTTTCCTGCAAAATTTGAGCCTGCACTTTGGTGGCCCAAACCTCATGACTTCCAAAGAAAAAGCAAAAGACCTGGAAAGAATAGGTGGAGTGAGGAGCTGGAAATGGAGATGAGGGAGGTTATTGAAGTGATAAAAGGAAAAGATACGGAAGATTATATGAGGCTAGGAAATTTGGTATTGAAGATAAACAAGATTTTAGCCATCTCAGGTCCATTGCTCACAGGCATTGCAGCTGCTGGGTCTGCATTTGTGGGTAACGGTTCTTGGGCGGCAATAGTTGCAGTGGCTGCAGGTGCAATAGCAACCACAGTTAATACGTTTGAGCATGCTGGCCAGGTTGGTATGGTGGTTGAAATGTATAGAAACTGCGCTGGATTCTTCTCACTTATGGAGGAATCAATCGAATCTTCATTAGAAGAAACAGATTTTGACAGAAGAGAAGATGGACAAATGTTTGAAATGAAGATGGCTTTACAGCTTGGAAGAAGCTTATCAGAGCTTAGAGATCTTGCCCAAAAATCTTCATCTTCTCGTATAGATGGAGTCGAAGTAGATGAATTCGCTAGCAAAATCttttga